Proteins from a genomic interval of Phenylobacterium sp. LH3H17:
- a CDS encoding ABC transporter ATP-binding protein, with protein MTRRPRPRLNIGAVRSTFAPWADPAATPLVRFENVVKRFDGETAVAGVSLDIYEGEFFALLGPSGCGKTTLMRLLAGFEDPDEGRVTLAGEDLAGRPPHRRPVNMMFQSYALFPHLSVEKNIAFGLRRQGMAKDEVAARTAEMLALVRLDGLARRKPHQLSGGQRQRVALARAIAPRPRMLLLDEPLAALDKKLREETQWELMALQQSLGMTFLIVTHDQEEAMITADRIAVMREGKIVQIGRPAEVYEAPNSRYVADFIGDVNLFEGKVERADGHSVRLASEEAEGGFEALEDDRPPLLSTAWLAVRPEKIQVHLEPPPPGPNRLGGKVADIGYLGDWTTYLVELPNGRTLRAARANAARFVERPVDWNDQVWLTFAADAGVVLTR; from the coding sequence ATGACACGGCGGCCCCGCCCGCGCCTGAACATCGGCGCGGTCCGCTCGACCTTCGCGCCCTGGGCCGATCCGGCGGCCACGCCGTTGGTGCGGTTCGAGAATGTCGTGAAGCGCTTCGACGGCGAGACCGCCGTGGCCGGGGTCTCGCTCGACATCTACGAGGGCGAGTTCTTCGCCCTGCTGGGGCCGTCCGGCTGCGGCAAAACCACCCTGATGCGGCTGCTGGCCGGGTTCGAGGATCCCGACGAGGGCCGCGTGACCCTGGCCGGCGAAGACCTGGCCGGACGCCCGCCGCACCGGCGGCCTGTCAACATGATGTTCCAGTCCTACGCGCTCTTCCCGCACCTCAGCGTTGAGAAGAACATCGCCTTTGGTTTGCGCCGGCAGGGGATGGCCAAGGACGAGGTCGCCGCCCGGACAGCGGAAATGCTGGCCCTGGTGCGGCTGGACGGCCTGGCGCGGCGCAAGCCCCACCAGCTCTCCGGCGGGCAGCGGCAGCGGGTCGCCCTGGCGCGCGCCATCGCGCCCCGGCCCAGGATGCTGCTGCTGGACGAACCACTCGCGGCGCTCGACAAGAAGCTGCGTGAGGAGACCCAGTGGGAGCTGATGGCCCTGCAGCAGAGCCTTGGCATGACCTTCCTGATCGTCACCCACGACCAGGAGGAGGCCATGATCACCGCCGACCGGATCGCCGTCATGCGCGAGGGCAAGATCGTCCAGATCGGCCGCCCGGCGGAGGTCTATGAGGCGCCCAACTCCCGCTACGTGGCCGACTTCATCGGCGACGTGAACCTCTTCGAGGGCAAGGTCGAACGCGCCGACGGGCACTCGGTGCGCCTCGCCAGCGAGGAGGCGGAGGGCGGCTTCGAGGCCCTTGAGGACGACCGTCCGCCGCTGTTGTCCACGGCCTGGCTGGCCGTGCGGCCGGAGAAGATCCAGGTGCATCTGGAGCCGCCGCCGCCCGGCCCCAATCGCCTGGGGGGCAAGGTGGCCGACATCGGCTATCTCGGCGACTGGACCACATATCTGGTCGAACTGCCCAACGGCCGGACCCTGCGCGCCGCCCGGGCCAACGCAGCGCGATTCGTGGAACGGCCGGTGGATTGGAACGACCAGGTCTGGCTGACCTTCGCCGCGGACGCCGGCGTGGTGCTGACCCGATGA
- a CDS encoding polyamine ABC transporter substrate-binding protein, which produces MRGWVTALGLSAMLVLAGCGQRDEAKRPQTLRIYNWSDYIDPAILADFTQETGIRVIYDTFDSNEILETKVLQGQTGYDIVTPSNHNVPRYIAAKAIAPLDRAKLPNAKNLWPDVMAHMEPFDPGAKYAVPYMWGTIGLGYNVDAVARRLPGVKIDSWAVVFDPKNLAKLKDCGVYYLDASEDMYAVALNYMGKDPNSKDLADYQAATDLMVKARPYVRKFHSSEYIEALANGDICVAVGYSGDVLQARDRAEEAKNGVKLAYVIPREGSQVWFDVFTIPIDAPNPDAAYRFLDYMLRPEVIAKASNFTQYANANAAATTLVDAEVRDNPNVYPTPEVFKRLFVTKDKDQVLLREVTRLWTRVQTGQ; this is translated from the coding sequence ATGCGGGGATGGGTGACGGCGCTGGGGCTCAGCGCGATGCTGGTCCTGGCCGGTTGCGGCCAGCGCGACGAGGCCAAGCGCCCGCAGACCCTGAGGATCTACAACTGGTCGGACTATATCGACCCGGCGATCCTGGCCGACTTCACCCAGGAGACCGGGATCCGGGTCATCTACGACACCTTTGATTCCAACGAGATCCTCGAGACCAAGGTGCTCCAGGGCCAGACCGGCTATGACATCGTCACGCCCTCCAACCACAATGTGCCCCGCTACATCGCCGCCAAGGCCATCGCGCCGCTGGACAGGGCCAAGCTACCCAACGCCAAGAACCTGTGGCCCGACGTCATGGCCCACATGGAGCCCTTCGATCCGGGGGCGAAGTACGCGGTCCCATACATGTGGGGCACCATCGGCCTCGGCTACAATGTCGACGCGGTCGCCAGGCGCCTGCCGGGCGTGAAGATCGACAGTTGGGCGGTGGTGTTCGACCCCAAGAACCTCGCCAAGCTCAAGGACTGCGGCGTCTACTATCTGGACGCCTCAGAGGACATGTACGCGGTGGCGCTCAACTACATGGGCAAGGACCCCAATTCCAAGGACCTGGCCGACTACCAGGCCGCCACCGACCTGATGGTCAAGGCGCGACCCTATGTCCGTAAGTTCCACTCCTCGGAATATATCGAGGCCCTGGCCAACGGCGATATCTGCGTGGCGGTCGGCTATTCCGGCGACGTGCTGCAGGCCAGGGACCGCGCCGAGGAGGCCAAGAACGGGGTGAAGCTCGCCTATGTCATCCCCAGGGAGGGCAGTCAGGTCTGGTTCGACGTCTTCACCATCCCGATCGACGCGCCGAACCCTGACGCCGCCTACAGGTTCCTCGACTACATGCTGCGGCCCGAAGTGATCGCCAAGGCCTCGAACTTCACCCAGTACGCCAACGCCAACGCGGCGGCGACCACGCTGGTGGACGCCGAGGTGCGCGACAATCCCAATGTCTATCCCACCCCCGAGGTGTTCAAGCGGCTGTTCGTCACCAAGGACAAGGACCAGGTCCTGCTGCGTGAGGTGACGCGACTGTGGACCAGGGTGCAGACCGGCCAATGA
- a CDS encoding DUF1761 domain-containing protein, which translates to MLKGVNWIAVLVAVVLLEALGYLWYGPLFGERWMAALGKEPDTSNLAVTMSLGVVNTIIIVLGLSWLLRRLGANSLNAALMGALAAWFFFDFTTMAIDYLYVRLSGELVLINMGYQLVAYLVAGAVIGLIKPKAA; encoded by the coding sequence ATGTTGAAAGGTGTCAACTGGATCGCCGTCCTGGTGGCGGTGGTCCTGCTCGAGGCCCTCGGCTACCTCTGGTATGGGCCGCTGTTCGGGGAGCGTTGGATGGCGGCGTTGGGCAAGGAGCCCGACACGTCCAACCTGGCCGTGACCATGAGCCTGGGCGTGGTCAATACGATCATCATCGTGCTGGGCCTGTCCTGGCTGCTGCGCCGCCTTGGCGCGAACTCGCTCAATGCGGCCCTGATGGGCGCGCTGGCCGCCTGGTTCTTCTTCGACTTCACCACCATGGCCATCGACTACCTTTACGTCCGGCTCAGCGGTGAGCTGGTGCTGATCAACATGGGCTACCAGCTGGTCGCCTATCTGGTCGCCGGCGCCGTGATCGGTCTCATCAAGCCGAAGGCAGCCTAG